ccgagaaattgaaaaacggATACCGTTTATTTTGCGTTGACGAATCTTCCCATCTCCCAAAAATGACGCCAACGCATTTCATggcaaaaatatgaaacaatCTGATTTTGTGTAACTGTCACAGCTGactgaaaatcaggaaaaacatcTGAAGAATTGTCACGTCCGTGTTTGTAAATTTTgacgtaaattttgttgctaatggcaaaatattttattctcgatcgatatttcctgaaaacttccttctgctcttcctaaagcctgtgtatcaatatttatttacctttgcatcaatatttgttttgcataaagcaggctaacaaaatctgtaccttgcttagttcgcatttttgagcgttgaaatagaattttcggtcctatgtttctgacgagtcgtatattttgagatCACCCATCCAAACAGAACTTTCGCACTATGAAAAAAAGGGTGGTGACACGggcaaatagaacaacaaaaggacagagaaaaactctgaccagggtgggttcatttcccaccctggtcagagtttttctctgtccttgtgtgggcccatttccatctgtagggctaacgctcacatggttcatatgggattgaaatctagcacttcacattacactctattcagttaactctgtttaaaatatgtgctagacggccaacgtttgtataaacgtaacctttgcTTGTAACTATATAGGTAAACGAGTTATGAAAGAATTTGTTATTGTAGCCAGATTGTTCCAGATTAATGTCCCTACctcttaaattatatttagtaTAACGAATCTGAGAAAAGTTCTTGATATATTGTGGACCGTTAGAGTTCATGcatttgtataataaaacaagagAACTGTAATAGCGTCTATGTTCAAGAGACTGCATATCACTCAAGGATAATATAGTATCATAGTCAAGATTATTACCTAGGTTTAATAGAGTTTTAAGTGCATATTTGTTGGCTGACTCTAGTTTAGAGttcaaagttttatttattccaaTAAGTAGTGGGCTGCAGTATTCCAAATGAGGAAGCAGGTAAGGCCTTGTAAAGCGATAGGGACACGTTACGAGTCATCAGTCTTTTTAGACGTCTTAGAACACCAATCTTGGCATAGACTTTCTTGAGCATGTTGGATATATGTTCACTGTAGCTCAATTTGCTATCAATAGTCACTCCAAGAATTTTAAGAGAGTTTGCCAATTCCTCCTTGGTTTCACCGATGAAGAATTTGGGTACATGAGTGTGACTACCAAGTACCATACCTTGAGTTTTGATACTGTTGACAATCAGATAATTCTGAGAAAACCAGGTGACCAGAATGTTAAGGTCCTGGTTTAAAGAGATTTCTAAGGTGACGATATCACGATCAGATGCGTAAGTTgtagtatcgtcagcatatAGACGCAAAGATGAGATTTGTCCGGCAAAGTTTAGGTCGTTTAGAAAAATGTTGAATAACAGAGGACCAAGTAGACTACCTTGAGGTACGCCCAAAATAAAacgaggggacagagagggaagCTCAAGGCGTTGGGCGGGATATGTTATgcccacgaaagttatttttagacgagtagaagtctttgttctagcggaagtctgtcttctgagacgtccgcatgcagtcttgcctcgctctcaggttcttagtgaaaagagaaaatgatggcgcacgtggaaggctgatgaatatatattttctttcaaacatcggaccgaggttggcctgcatgcggacgtctcggaagacttcgtctaaaaataactttcgtggacatgacatatcccaagggctggaccgggagcctccttctctgtcccctcattttctcttggtacgcCGCATTTGACTGGACACCATTCGGAAAATTTCCCACGAACCTTGACCCTTTGCTGACGATCAGTCAAGTATGATTGTAAGAAAGCAATAGCATCATCGTTAAGACCATAGGCTCGAAGTTTAGCCAGAAGTAGATTGTGGCAGATCGAGTCGAATGCTTTAGAAAGATCAATAGCAATAGATCCAGTTATTTTCTTGGAGTCAAGAGCCAGTCTCCAGTCATCCACCATCTTAAGTAAAGCCGTACAACAAGAATAACCTCTCAGAAACCCAGACATATTTAAGGAAAATTCGGACTTGAAACCATCATAAAGTTGGTCGTACATAACTTTTTCTAATAACTTTGGGATGGCAGACAGAATGCTGATTGGTCTGTAGTTCTTTACAGATGAGGCATCATCTTTTTTATAGATAGGGGTAAAATGACTTCGTTTCTAGTCCAATGGCCAAGAAGACTCCGTTATACAGTAGTTTATCAGTTCAGTTAGAGGTTCTTTTATTGTTGACACGGATAATTTGAGTATTTTAGGCGGGATGTTATCAGGGCCACATGATTTATTTATCTTGAGTTCACTGAGTAGTTTCCCTATGTATTCAGCACTAACGGGCTGAAAAGAAAAGGCCAAGTTAAAGTTTTGTAAAGAAATTGATGTAATACTTGGATGGTTGCTAAATTCTTCCAGTGATAGATCCAAGGCATCTTGAGAAAGTGCGGGCGTAGAGAAATATTCGTTGAACAGATTTGAAGGTTCATTAACAACTACACCATCATTAATTATGCGGCATGTCTCGTCAGAATTGTCTAGTCCGGAGGACAGCAATAGCGGTTTTAGCCGCTTCCAGAATCCCCCAGGCGTAGTAGCATTAGCTGCATAGTCCATGCAGAAACGTTTGATTGAAATTCGCTTGAGTCTAGTCATCAGATTTCTTTGGACTCTGTAATCACTCCATGTTTCATCGTTTCTGTTACGACGATATGTTTTGTACAGTTTGTTTCTACGACGAATTTCTCTTTTAATATGTGCATTGATCCAAGGAAGCTGTTTCACCCTAACACGTGTTTTTAAGATAGGCGCGTGTTTATCTATTATGTCTTTGTAGTCTTTGTAGAGTTTAGACCAGTGATTCCAGACGTCATCGATATCATCATAAACGAAGGCGCTGTCCCAAGGGAGAGCGGTCAGATCAGCTTGGAAATCGTCGTCGTTGAACCGTTGCATACTGCGCGATTCAATAAGTCTAGCTTTAGGTCTTggcaaactttgttttgttATAATATAAACAAGGTCGTGATCACTGATGCCTAGTTTTAGCGTGCCGCTTTACTCCAACGTTTAGGTCGGTGGACTAAGATAACCTCGATTAAGGTTTTACTTGTTGTGGTGACTCTTGTAGCTGCCGTAATTGTATTTGTAAGACAAAAGCGATCACAAAAGCCAGAAAGATGATTGTTAGAATCATGCAAATTTCCATCAACATAGTTCATCATATCAATGTTGAAGTCGCCAATGAATACAAGTTCACTTCTTATTTTTAGCATATTTTCGGCTGCAATGGAACAAGCAGAGATGAAGTCAGTAACTTTACATTTGTTGGGAGATCGATAACACgcacaaagaaaaatcaagtgTTGTTATTCCCTTTAACATTTAAACAGATAGATTCAACTCCAGAAGGTTCAAGTTTCTGTTGTCTTCTAGCTTTGATAGAATTATGGATGTAAACCAATAAACCGCCAGCACCTTTCTTTCTGTCGTTTCTTATTATGCGAGAGTGTGGGTTTGAGAGCAAAGATGTTGAGACAAATTTGTCAATTTTCGTTTCTGAGATGACGAGAATGTTAAAGCGGCATTCATGCAGAAGTTCCTATGTTTCTGACGAGTCGTATGTTTTGAGATCACCCATCCAAACAGAACTTTCGCACTATGAAAATAAGGGTGGTGACACGggcaaatagaacaacaaaagataacctttgGAGCCGCTTGTAAAAAACATAACCATTTACAGAACAAATGCCAAAATGGCGTATGACGTGTTTTCCCACGAAACTTGACCCTTTGCTGACGATCAGTCAAGTATGATTGTAAGAAAGCAATAGCATCATCGTTAAAGCTCGCAGTTTAGCCAGAAGTAGATTGTGGCAGATCGAGTCGAATGCTTTAGAAAGATCAATAGCAATAGATCCAGTTATTTTCTTGGAGTCAAGAGCCAGTCTCCAGTCATCCACCATCTTAAGTAAAGCCGTACAACAAGAATAACCTCTCAGAAACCCAGACATATTTAAGGAAAATTCGGACTTGAAACCATCATAAAGTTGGTCGTACATAACTTTTTCTAATAACTTTGGGATGGCAGACAGAATGCTGATTGGTCTGTAGTTCTTTACAGATGAGGCATCATCTTTTTTATAGATAGGGGTAAAATGACTTCGTTTCTAGTCCAATGGCCAAGAAGACTCCGTTATACAGTAGTTTATCAGTTCAGTTAGAGGTTCTTTTATTGTTGACACGGATAATTTGAGTATTTTAGGCGGGATGTTATCAGGGCCACATGATTTATTTATCTTGAGTTCACTGAGTAGTTTCCCTATGTATTCAGCACTAACGGGCTGAAAAGAAAAGGCCAAGTTAAAGTTTTGTAAAGAAATTGATGTAATACTTGGATGGTTGCTAAATTCTTCCAGTGATAGATCCAAGGCATCTTGAGAAAGTGCGGGCGTAGAGAAATATTCGTTGAACAGATTTGAAGGTTCATTAACAACTACACCATCATTAATTATGCGGCATGTCTCGTCAGAATTGTCTAGTCCGGAGGACAGCAAAAGCGGTTTTAGCCGCTTCCAGAATCCCCCAGGCGTAGTAGCATTAGCTGCATAGTCCATGCAGAAACGTTTGATTGAAATTCGCTTGAGTCTAGTCATCAGATTTCTTTGGACTCTGTAATCACTCCATGTTTCATCGTTTCTGTTACGACGATATGTTTTGTACAGTTTGTTTCTACGACGAATTTCTCTTTTAATATGTGCATTGATCCAAGGAAGCTGTTTCACCCTAACACGTGTTTTTAAGATAGGCGCGTGTTTATCTATTATGTCTTTGTAGTCTTTGTAGAGTTTAGACCAGTGATTCCAGACGTCATCGATATCATCATAAACGAAGGCGCTGTCCCAAGGGAGAGCGGTCAGATCAGCTTGGAAATCGTCGTCGTTGAACCGTTGCATACTGCGCGATTCAATAAGTTTAGCTTTAGGTCTTTGCAAACTTTGTTTTGTTATAATATAAACAAGGTCGTGATCACTGATGCCTAGTTTTAGCGTGCTGCTTTACTCCAACGTTTAGGTCGGTGGACTAAGATAACCTCGATTAAGGTTTTACTTGTTGTGGTGACTCTTGTAGCTGCCGTAATTGTATTTGTAAGACAAAAGCGATCACAAAAGCCAGAAAGATGATTGTTAGAATCATGCAAATTTCCATCAACATAGTTCATCATATCAATGTTGAAGTCGCCAATGAATACAAGTTCACTTCTTATTTTTAGCATATTTTCGGCTGCAATGGAACAAGCAGAGATGAAGTCAGTAACTTTACATTTGTTGGGAGATCGATAACACgcacaaagaaaaatcaagtgTTGTTATTCCCTTTAACATTTAAACAGATAGATTCAACTCCAGAAGGTTCAAGTTTCTGTTGTCTTCTAGCTTTGATAGAATTATGGATGTAAACCAATAAACCGCCAGCACCTTTCTTTCTGTCGTTTCTTATTATGCGAGAGTGTGGGTTTGAGAGCAAAGATGTTGAGACAAATTTGTCAATTTTCGTTTCTGAGATGACGAGAATGTTAAAGCGGCATTCATGCAGAAGTTCCTATGTTTCTGAcgagtcgtatattttgagatCACCCATCCAAACAGAACTTTCGCACTATGAAAATAAGGGTGGTGACACGggcaaatagaacaacaaaagataacctttgGAGCCGCTTGTAAAAAACATAACCATTTACAGAACAAATGCCAAAATGGCGTATGACGTGTTTTCCCACGAAACTTGACTCTTTGCTGACGATCAGTCAAGTATGATTGTAAGAAAGCAATAGCATCATCGTTAAAGCTCGCAGTTTAGCCAGAAGTAGATTGTGGCAGATCGAGTCGAATGCTTTAGAAAGATCAATAGCAATAGATACAGTTATTTTCTTGGAGTCAAGAGCCAGTCTCCAGTCATCCACCATCTTAAG
The genomic region above belongs to Montipora capricornis isolate CH-2021 chromosome 8, ASM3666992v2, whole genome shotgun sequence and contains:
- the LOC138013955 gene encoding uncharacterized protein, with amino-acid sequence MVDDWRLALDSKKITGSIAIDLSKAFDSICHNLLLAKLRAYGLNDDAIAFLQSYLTDRQQRVKNYLIVNSIKTQGMVLGSHTHVPKFFIGETKEELANSLKILGVTIDSKLSYSEHISNMLKKVYAKIGVLRRLKRLMTRNVSLSLYKALPASSFGILQPTTYWNK